A section of the Rummeliibacillus pycnus genome encodes:
- a CDS encoding GAF domain-containing protein, with the protein MFQKTNYSGDLAARYNLLAKQLDALLEGEKDIVSNLSNASALLNQFLDTINWCGFYLLKNNELLLGPFQGLPACMHIPIGKGVCGTSAQLKETLVVEDVHAFPGHIACDSASQSEIVVPIIIDDLLYGVLDIDSPVKGRFSKEDQIGLEQFVAVLTKHIHA; encoded by the coding sequence ATGTTTCAAAAAACAAATTATAGCGGTGATTTAGCTGCACGATACAATTTATTGGCAAAACAATTAGATGCTTTACTAGAAGGAGAAAAAGATATTGTTTCAAATTTAAGTAATGCATCTGCACTACTCAATCAATTTCTTGATACTATCAATTGGTGTGGATTTTATTTATTAAAAAATAACGAATTACTGTTAGGACCATTTCAGGGCTTACCTGCATGTATGCATATCCCTATTGGCAAAGGTGTTTGTGGAACTTCAGCTCAATTAAAAGAAACACTTGTAGTTGAAGATGTCCATGCATTCCCAGGGCATATTGCTTGTGATAGTGCATCTCAATCTGAAATTGTTGTACCCATTATCATTGATGATCTTCTATACGGCGTACTTGATATTGATAGTCCTGTAAAAGGTCGTTTTTCTAAAGAAGATCAAATTGGTCTTGAACAATTTGTTGCAGTTTTAACTAAACATATTCACGCCTAA
- the hisJ gene encoding histidinol-phosphatase HisJ codes for MKRDAHIHTPYCPHGTKDSLENYIKKAIKLGFKDITFTEHAPLPTNFEDPTPEKDSGMDPHFIVSYLNELNTLKEQYKDDIHIRIGFEVDYIVGYEVETTSFLNLIGSQIDDAILSVHFLKFNDEYTCIDYSSETFLEFTKKVGSVKSVYDLYYETLKKSILADLGQYKPKRIGHPTLVHKFQLAHGEQIDDDANIKEILQLMADHHYELDVNSAGLAKTDCKEPYPPLRYIKHAKSLNIPLVFGSDAHQVTDLHQYYDKIFPID; via the coding sequence TTGAAACGTGATGCACATATTCATACCCCATACTGTCCACATGGCACTAAAGACTCTTTAGAAAATTATATCAAAAAAGCTATAAAATTGGGATTCAAAGATATAACTTTCACAGAACATGCACCATTACCTACCAATTTTGAAGATCCAACACCCGAAAAAGACAGCGGTATGGATCCACACTTTATCGTATCTTATTTAAATGAACTCAATACGTTAAAGGAACAATACAAAGACGATATACATATACGTATTGGCTTTGAAGTTGATTATATTGTTGGATATGAAGTTGAAACAACTAGCTTTTTAAATCTTATTGGCTCACAAATTGATGATGCCATTTTGTCTGTTCATTTCTTAAAATTTAATGATGAATATACATGTATCGACTATTCCAGTGAAACATTTTTGGAATTTACTAAGAAAGTTGGTTCTGTAAAATCTGTTTATGATTTATATTATGAAACTTTGAAAAAATCAATTTTAGCTGACCTTGGACAATATAAACCAAAACGAATCGGTCACCCAACGCTAGTACACAAATTCCAGCTTGCGCATGGTGAACAAATTGATGATGATGCTAATATTAAAGAAATACTTCAACTGATGGCAGATCACCATTATGAACTTGATGTTAATAGTGCTGGTCTAGCAAAAACAGATTGCAAAGAGCCTTATCCACCATTACGATATATTAAACATGCAAAATCATTAAATATTCCATTAGTTTTCGGTTCTGATGCTCATCAAGTTACAGATTTACATCAATATTATGATAAAATATTTCCTATTGATTAA
- a CDS encoding sensor domain-containing diguanylate cyclase, which yields MRNLQIMQNIKCQLLDLWINCAKNPLASIEYLELFKGMVFREFKIENVEFLNLKHDILYPLTTFSEGNHISKGIPYVSVAPYFEQRHQSPNLLVDQFKQYFEYAGDALVLEGENSIILGVLVLEETQIWKTFAQTPYKLELEKLISETVRMIKSNHRNTYEQKLNRELFEMTEIFHSTMDVNHILEAMIHGVKKIFPKFQSKLILSNDQDRRQIEDVYVFDYLLERPSTIESFVSGEMTVEEATDIDYRLLNAPIKGKQGIYGVLQIFAPPGYQFNSREKRFIQHLAQTSGNALENAKLYHQSHRLVSDLQLINETSQRLNMKLNKEEILSFLTKQLNKSFTPSGICFALIENNKYHNEKGTSAFFYEKEADIYSNYITNHFEKSADPLFVADFDNLIDQHVKYNSMMAVPIVIRENVQGYCAILHEEPYYFSFDSFKLMQSIIRHSSLAISNILLREQLQEMVDRDHLTKLYARKYLDRYVEKSMEVDEFGSFVLCDIDNFKQINDTFGHQTGDLILKTIAEQFQQAIQNEGICARWGGEEMAIYLPNKNLCDTIEIVNNIIKLVPETTNPSVTISSGIAFWKKDTESTYQVLFQHADVALYEAKNNGKNRYCLYQQVNA from the coding sequence TTGCGAAATCTACAAATAATGCAAAATATTAAGTGTCAACTGCTTGATTTGTGGATAAATTGTGCTAAAAATCCACTTGCTTCAATTGAGTATTTGGAACTATTTAAAGGGATGGTTTTCCGAGAATTTAAAATAGAAAATGTAGAATTTCTAAATCTTAAACATGATATCCTTTATCCACTAACAACGTTCAGCGAAGGCAATCACATATCTAAAGGCATTCCTTATGTATCTGTTGCACCTTATTTCGAACAAAGACATCAATCTCCGAATTTATTAGTAGATCAATTTAAACAATATTTTGAATACGCTGGAGATGCCCTTGTATTAGAAGGGGAAAATAGTATAATTCTGGGGGTACTAGTGCTAGAGGAAACACAGATATGGAAAACTTTTGCACAAACTCCTTATAAGTTGGAATTAGAAAAACTTATATCTGAAACTGTTAGGATGATAAAGAGCAATCATAGAAATACCTATGAGCAAAAGTTAAACCGCGAACTATTTGAAATGACAGAGATTTTTCACTCTACTATGGATGTCAATCATATACTTGAAGCGATGATTCATGGTGTTAAAAAAATTTTTCCAAAGTTTCAATCGAAGTTGATATTATCTAATGACCAAGATCGTAGACAAATAGAAGATGTATATGTCTTTGATTACCTATTAGAACGACCTTCTACGATCGAATCATTTGTATCAGGAGAAATGACGGTTGAAGAAGCTACAGATATAGATTATCGTTTACTAAATGCACCGATCAAAGGTAAACAAGGTATTTATGGTGTACTTCAAATTTTTGCGCCACCTGGTTATCAATTTAATTCAAGGGAAAAGAGGTTTATCCAGCATTTGGCACAAACATCTGGTAATGCCCTTGAAAATGCAAAACTCTATCATCAATCACATCGTTTAGTGTCGGATTTACAGCTTATTAACGAAACATCTCAGAGATTAAATATGAAATTAAATAAAGAAGAAATACTATCTTTTCTAACGAAGCAATTAAACAAATCATTTACTCCTTCTGGAATTTGTTTTGCATTGATTGAAAATAATAAGTATCACAATGAAAAAGGAACCTCAGCATTTTTCTATGAGAAAGAAGCCGATATCTACAGCAACTATATTACAAATCATTTTGAGAAATCCGCAGATCCTTTATTCGTAGCAGATTTTGATAACTTAATTGATCAACATGTCAAATACAATTCTATGATGGCAGTACCGATTGTAATAAGAGAAAATGTCCAAGGATATTGTGCTATTTTACATGAAGAACCTTATTATTTCTCTTTCGATAGTTTTAAACTAATGCAATCTATTATTCGCCATTCTTCATTAGCTATTTCTAATATATTACTACGAGAACAGTTACAAGAAATGGTGGATCGTGATCATCTAACAAAGTTATATGCACGTAAATATTTAGATCGTTATGTTGAAAAATCAATGGAAGTTGATGAATTTGGTTCCTTTGTATTATGTGATATTGATAATTTTAAACAAATAAATGATACATTTGGACATCAAACTGGCGATCTTATTTTAAAAACAATTGCGGAACAATTCCAACAGGCAATTCAAAATGAAGGTATTTGTGCTCGATGGGGTGGAGAGGAAATGGCTATCTACCTACCGAATAAAAACCTTTGCGATACAATTGAAATTGTCAATAATATTATTAAACTAGTACCTGAAACGACAAATCCATCAGTTACCATCTCCTCAGGAATTGCCTTTTGGAAAAAGGATACAGAATCTACCTATCAAGTATTGTTTCAACATGCAGATGTTGCTTTATATGAAGCTAAAAACAATGGGAAAAACCGTTATTGCTTGTATCAACAAGTAAATGCTTAA